One genomic window of Myxococcus guangdongensis includes the following:
- a CDS encoding RNA polymerase sigma factor — translation MGDPVNEVEQTEGYYRRYGEAVHRRCLRLLGDEALAWDSTQEVFLRVHSNLKQLRAAGSALSWLLTVADRQCFSVLRRRRTEATHALARLSPLPDAEASPEATLERLLVDADLVRRVLAHCPEDVQRIVAHRFIDELEQEQIATLLDVSRKTVQRKLQTFFDTARRLLEIAPRTEPRKGTAPA, via the coding sequence GTGGGCGATCCGGTGAACGAGGTCGAGCAGACCGAGGGCTACTACCGTCGCTATGGCGAAGCCGTGCATCGGCGGTGTCTGCGACTGCTTGGCGATGAGGCGCTGGCCTGGGACTCGACGCAGGAGGTCTTCCTTCGCGTCCATTCCAACCTGAAGCAGCTTCGCGCCGCGGGCTCCGCGTTGTCGTGGCTGCTCACCGTGGCGGACCGACAGTGTTTCTCGGTGCTGCGTCGCCGGCGCACCGAAGCCACCCACGCGCTGGCCCGCCTGTCGCCGCTCCCGGACGCCGAAGCGTCCCCCGAGGCCACGCTGGAGCGACTGCTGGTGGACGCGGACCTGGTCAGGCGCGTGCTCGCGCACTGTCCGGAGGACGTCCAGCGCATCGTCGCCCACCGCTTCATCGACGAGCTGGAGCAGGAGCAGATCGCCACGCTGCTCGACGTCTCTCGCAAGACGGTGCAGCGCAAGTTGCAGACCTTCTTCGACACCGCGCGGCGACTCCTGGAGATCGCTCCCCGCACCGAGCCTCGAAAGGGAACGGCCCCCGCATGA
- a CDS encoding caspase family protein, which produces MNVRAPWMPGILLVLFVTSVASAESRFSISVGHNLGRDTDEPLRWAQQDAERMDAVFGQLGGVPEDRRLLLRGESISNLKLGLARMRGRIEEARRAGERTLLFFFYSGHGDEVALRLGGEALPLAELQRLLSEVPATVTVAVLDACHSGALVRGRSKGLKSAPAFDVSFLRQVGPQGRVFIASAGAHEVAQESDSLRGSFFTHHLISGLRGAADVDADGRVSLTEAYGHVYHRTLAGSHASTAAVQHPELSSQLAGEGDLFLTTLSRAHAQLELPPRVGDSVVLVDERTLQVMAEVEPRGEAPVRVALPAGRYRVQVRRGPQVLYGKVYLPWGDQQRLDPETLEVRTLALHQRKGALLEASNWRLQAALGAARSSTQLGGWGPQVGVLLARESSGGLGLSFLGGLSLGATRGATDAQRFEQVELGLWSGLGLAGSVGRVWMGAHAGLGVLGLAQRATSPDAERRRELGLPMRRTRTGAGAATFAALSAEVPVSARAGLFARLGGHVALMREDEKLRTQLAPQLMLGCTWGL; this is translated from the coding sequence ATGAACGTCCGGGCCCCGTGGATGCCGGGCATCCTGCTCGTCCTGTTCGTTACCTCCGTCGCGAGCGCGGAGAGCCGCTTCTCCATCAGCGTGGGCCACAACCTGGGCCGGGACACGGACGAGCCCCTGCGCTGGGCTCAACAGGATGCCGAGCGCATGGACGCCGTCTTCGGTCAGCTCGGCGGTGTCCCCGAGGACCGTCGCCTCCTGCTGCGCGGAGAATCCATCTCCAACCTCAAGCTCGGGCTCGCGCGGATGCGAGGGCGCATCGAGGAGGCACGGCGCGCCGGGGAGCGCACGCTGCTGTTCTTCTTCTACTCAGGCCACGGAGACGAGGTGGCGCTGCGCCTGGGCGGTGAGGCGCTCCCGCTCGCGGAGCTGCAACGCCTGCTGTCCGAAGTCCCCGCCACCGTCACCGTCGCGGTGCTGGATGCCTGTCACAGCGGCGCGCTCGTACGAGGCCGCTCCAAGGGCCTCAAGTCCGCGCCCGCGTTCGATGTCTCCTTCCTCCGGCAGGTGGGGCCGCAGGGGCGCGTGTTCATCGCCTCCGCCGGAGCGCATGAGGTGGCGCAGGAGTCGGACAGCCTCCGGGGTTCATTCTTCACGCACCACCTGATTTCAGGCCTGCGGGGCGCGGCGGACGTGGACGCAGATGGCCGCGTCTCGCTCACGGAGGCCTACGGCCACGTGTACCACCGCACGCTTGCGGGCTCGCATGCCTCCACGGCGGCGGTGCAGCACCCGGAGCTGTCCAGTCAGCTCGCGGGAGAAGGAGACCTGTTCCTGACCACGCTCTCGCGGGCCCACGCGCAGCTCGAGCTTCCTCCCCGGGTGGGCGACAGCGTCGTGCTCGTGGACGAGCGCACGCTGCAGGTCATGGCGGAAGTGGAGCCGCGAGGTGAAGCGCCGGTGCGCGTCGCGCTGCCAGCGGGGCGCTATCGGGTCCAGGTGCGGCGCGGTCCCCAGGTGCTCTACGGCAAGGTGTACCTGCCCTGGGGCGACCAGCAGCGCCTCGACCCCGAGACGCTGGAGGTGCGCACGCTGGCCCTGCACCAACGCAAGGGCGCGCTGTTGGAGGCCAGCAACTGGCGGCTGCAAGCCGCGTTGGGCGCGGCCCGCTCATCGACGCAACTGGGAGGATGGGGCCCCCAGGTGGGCGTGCTGCTCGCGCGCGAGAGCTCCGGAGGGCTGGGGCTGTCCTTCCTCGGAGGGCTCAGCCTGGGCGCCACCCGGGGCGCCACGGACGCGCAGCGGTTCGAGCAGGTGGAGCTGGGGCTGTGGAGTGGCCTGGGCCTGGCGGGCTCGGTGGGACGTGTCTGGATGGGCGCCCACGCGGGCCTCGGCGTGCTGGGCCTGGCACAACGCGCGACGAGCCCGGATGCGGAGCGCCGCCGTGAGCTGGGCCTCCCCATGCGGCGGACACGCACGGGCGCGGGAGCGGCCACCTTCGCCGCGCTCTCCGCCGAGGTGCCGGTGAGCGCCCGCGCGGGCCTGTTCGCCCGGCTGGGCGGACATGTCGCGCTGATGCGCGAGGACGAGAAGCTCAGGACGCAACTCGCGCCACAACTGATGCTCGGTTGCACCTGGGGGCTGTAG